taatgaacggcttagataggatggacgtagggaagttgtttccattaacaggggagactaggacgcgggggcacagccttagaataaaagggagtcactttagaacagagatgaggagaaatttcttcagccagagagtggtgggtctgtggaattcattgccacagagggctgtggaggccgagacgttgagcgtcttcaagacagaaattgataaattcttgatttctcgaggaattaagggctatggggagagagcgggtaaatggagttgaaatcaaccatgattgaatggtggagtggactcgatgggccgaatggccttacttccgctcctatgtcttatggtcttatggtcttaagtgtggccttaccaatgtcttgtacaacttcaacaagacgtccgaactcctgtattcaatgttctgaccgatgaaaccaagcatgctgaatgccttcttcaccactctgtccacctgtgactccactttcaaggagctatgaacatgtacccctagatctcttagttctgtaactctccccaacgccctaccattaactgagtaagtcctgtcctggttcaatctaccaaaatgcatcacttcgcatttgtcgaaattaaattccatctgccattcgtcagtccactggcccaccagagagtggtgaatctgtggaactctttgccacagaaggctgtggaggccaggtctttgagtgtctttaagacagagatagataggttcttgattaataagtggatcaggggttatggggaaaaggtaggagaatggggatgagaaaaatatcagcccatgactgaatggtgaagcagcctcgatgggccgagtcgcctaattctgctcctatgtcgtatGGCCTCttggttacacttcagccccaggctcctcatgtttacatagaaacatgcatagaaaatagaagcagaaggaggccattcagccctttgaacgttccctgccattcattatggtcatggctgatcctcaaattcaatacccttgtcccacccatccccccataatatcccttttgccccaagagataTATATCTACTTTTGAGGAATGGagatccaaagattcacgacccacTGTGAGAAAAATATCTAATCTCTGTCTCTATGCGCAACACttgtttaaacagtgaccccgagattctcccataagagtaaaCAACACTTCCaacaagttgttggaaggtattttgagagacaggatctacaggcatgcagagaggcaaggactgattagaaacagtcagcatggctttggagtggaaaatcatgtctcacaaatttgattgagttttttgaatgggtaaccaagaagttagatgagggcagtgcagttgatgttctttacatggactttagcaaggcctttgacaaggtatcaaatggtaagttgttgcataagggtaatctcacgggatccaggatgaggtagccaaataggtacaaaactggcttgatgacagaagacagagggtggttgtagatggttgtttttcaaactggaggcctgtgaccagccgtgtgcctcagggatcagtgttgggtccactgttatttgtcatttatattcatgatgtggatgagaatttagtaggcatggttagtaagtttgcagtatggttagtaagtttgcagatgacaccaggattggtggcatagtggacagtgaagaaggttacctaggattgcatcgggatcttgatcaattgggccagtgggctggtgaatggcagatggagtttaattttgataaatgcgaggtgatgcattttggtagattgaaccaggacaggacttactcagttaatggtagggcattggggagagttacagaacaaagagatcgaggggtacaggttcataggtagagtggtgaagaaggcattcggcatgtttggtttcattggtcagaacattaaatacaggagttgggatgtcttgttgaagttgtacaagacttgtgtaaggccacacttggaatactgtgtgcagttctggtcaccctattatagaaaggttgttattaaacgagaaagagtgcagaaaagatttacgaggatgctactgggatttgatggttataaggagagactggatagactgggaattttttttctggagcgcaggaggcataggggtgatcttatagcggtctataaaataatgagggccatagatcagctagatagtcaatatctttttgcaaaggtaggggagtctaaaactagagggcatagatttcaggtgagaagggagaggggcaaagggtccagaggggcaatattttcatacagagggtggagagtgtcttgagcaaactgccagaggtagtagcagaggcgggtacaattttgtcttttgaaaagcatttagatagttacacgggtatgatgggtatagagggatatgggccaaatgcgggcaattgggactagtttcggggttaaaaaaaggggcagcatggacaagttgggctgaagggcctgtttctatgctataaacctctatgactcctctccacatccaagacctttcaggatctgaaaggtttaaattaagttgcctcttactcttttaaactcgagcagagactgtctcactgctcctcatcagactatccacctattccaggtgttagtcgactaaaccttctatgaacttctaatgcatttatatttttccttaaataaggaaatcgATAATGTACACATTGCTCCAGATACAGACTCACCGtgtgcaactgaaacataacttccctgcttttactccattcccctcataacaaataatagctttctgaattacttgtacctggattttctatcgtgatggattttggatattttttgttacagggggttagaaagggaggatttacacaccacaagctcaaaccaagagaaaatgttgtctcttctgatacgggctttctgaatgggataagtaggtagatgtgaatggaatgtttccacttgttggtttTTCCATTACTGGGAACCATGAACAGACAACAAATAAATCAAACAGGAAAATAGGAGATGTTTCTTTCTTCAGACAGTTGttagaatttggaactcactgcgactggaagtggttgacacaaatactttagatgctttcaaaaggaaaatatatgagcctatgagagaaaagggattggaaaaatcaagtgaaaagctgagatgtggtgatcagaatgagaggagactcaTGTGGAGTATAAACTCCAGGACAGACTCGAtaaaccgaatggcctgtttgtgtattgtcacagacagaacaaacaattCTCCTTCCCTGTTCAAAGACAATAACAATCAGCTCCTAATGATCCGAGTGACTGTCAGATCTCAacgtgatgtttggtttgtgttttcttgctgtaaatcctcctttccaatatcctgtaaagggagtttacaaaagtcatcactgtcagtccaggatagatatattcatagaattccacagttcggaaggaggctatttggcccatcaagtcaactctctgacagagcatcccaccaaggccaCAACAACATAACccaacttatttaccccactaatctccctaacctacacatcctgggggaaaaatggataatttagcatgaaatccacctaacctgaatatctttggactctgggagaaaactggagcacctggaggaaacccacgcagacaagtagagaatgtgcaaactccacacagcagcactccgaaagctagtggcgtttgctaccaaataaacctgttggacgttaacttggtgttgttagactccttactgttgtaaactccacacagacaggtaaccacggccggaatcgaacccaggtccctggcgctgtgaggctggaggactaaccactgtgccaccgtgctagcgacgtaattctttgtaaacttattttacaggaaatagaagaggaggatttgcagtctggATGATCGAATCTCACGTCAGACAGAGTCAATCAATTCATTGGGATTTGAAGATTTGTGcatctgaagggatttaattgaccatctcagttggaaactggtgagaatctgtttccttgctcctcctgtggggagggattgatacagctggaaaacatgctgacacgacagcgagctcgcaatagtgagagttcattcacctgctccgtgtgtgggaagaaattcatgtgttcgtccaacctgctggctcaccaactcgatcacattattcagaagcctcttcaaagctctgactctggggaaagcattgaaacctctgaggaacaggcccaacaccagctccttcacactgacgagagaccgttcagctgctcccactgcgggaagaggttcagccagtcctcccgccttgcagagcaccagctccttcacacacacgagagaccgttcagctgctctcactgtggggagTCGTTTAGCAactcagtgcatctcactgagcaccaacaagttcacaccaaggacaggccattcagctgctcccagtgtgggaagagattcactcagtcctcccactgcaccgttcaccaacagattcattttcagaagagacattttaaatgctttaaatgtgagaagaccttcaaaagaaggattagtctgctgagacaccagggcactcacactggggagaggccatatgtttgccctgtgtgtgggaaaacATTTACTTGTTTGCAGCATCTGCTGAGTCACCAGCCtattcacacgggggagagggcattcatctgctccgtgtgtgggaaggctttcacggagtcatccagcctccggagacaccgccgcattcacacaggggagaggccgttctcctgctccatttgtggcaaaagatttgctcagatttcctcctgcaatcaacaccaacacattcactcTGATCAGAGACCTTTTCAATGCTCGGAATGCAATAAGACCTTTAAAAGAAGTGATGAGCTGCTGAAACacaaacgcattcacactggggagaggccgttcctgtgctctgtgtgtggaaagggatt
This DNA window, taken from Mustelus asterias unplaced genomic scaffold, sMusAst1.hap1.1 HAP1_SCAFFOLD_42, whole genome shotgun sequence, encodes the following:
- the LOC144482769 gene encoding uncharacterized protein LOC144482769 → MLTRQRARNSESSFTCSVCGKKFMCSSNLLAHQLDHIIQKPLQSSDSGESIETSEEQAQHQLLHTDERPFSCSHCGKRFSQSSRLAEHQLLHTHERPFSCSHCGESFSNSVHLTEHQQVHTKDRPFSCSQCGKRFTQSSHCTVHQQIHFQKRHFKCFKCEKTFKRRISLLRHQGTHTGERPYVCPVCGKTFTCLQHLLSHQPIHTGERAFICSVCGKAFTESSSLRRHRRIHTGERPFSCSICGKRFAQISSCNQHQHIHSDQRPFQCSECNKTFKRSDELLKHKRIHTGERPFLCSVCGKGFAQSSGLLRHQRIHTGEKPFTCSVCGKGFTDSSYMLKHQRAHTATEPFTCSLCGKGFTDPPRLQRHQRVHTGAKPFNCSICGKGFNQYYSLLKHRRLHV